The Fragaria vesca subsp. vesca linkage group LG2, FraVesHawaii_1.0, whole genome shotgun sequence genome includes a window with the following:
- the LOC101296626 gene encoding protein-tyrosine kinase 2-beta-like, with product MVIEDHESCGSRAVLHDTSSPAQSQSRQQRQKRQVYNEVLRRLKDSDNDEALHPGFDEDLWAHFNRLPTRYALDVNVERAEDVLMHKRLLHLAHDPAQRPAIEVRLVQVHPTSDGNSDSPGKDAAQSSKLSGRQSIHPPPAFGSSPNLEALALESNKSDDQDDEHSVHANTQLSRPMHEITFSTDDKPKLLSQLTSLLAEIGLNIQEAHAFSTLDGYSLDVFVVDGWPYEETEQLKTALEKEVLKIEQGPWPIHRSPSSGSDHDQVVIKSEPNHLTIPNDGTDVWEIDPKQLKFGNKVASGSCGDLYKGTYCSQEVAIKVLKPECVNSDMQKDFAQEVFIMRKVRHKNVVQFIGACTKTPSLCIVTEYMSGGSVYDYLHKQKGVFKLPSLLKVAIDVSKGMTYLHQNKIIHRDLKAANLLMDENEVVKVADFGVARVISQSGVMTAETGTYRWMAPEVIEHKPYDHKADVFSFGIVLWELLTGKLPYEYLTPLQAAVGVVQKGLRPTIPKQTHPKLTELLEKCWQQDPALRPDFSEIIEMLLPLAKEIGDEGEERRKSSGGFLSVLRRGHH from the exons ATGGTGATTGAGGACCACGAGAGCTGCGGGAGTAGAGCAGTACTGCACGACACGTCGTCTCCGGCTCAGTCGCAGTCACGGCAACAGCGCCAGAAGCGTCAGGTCTACAATGAGGTCCTTCGCCGCCTCAAGGATTCCGACAACGACGAGGCTCTTCACCCTGGCTTCGATGAAGACCTTTGGGCTCACTTTAACCGCCTCCCCACTCG GTACGCGTTGGATGTGAATGTGGAGAGGGCAGAAGATGTTCTGATGCATAAAAGGTTGCTGCATTTGGCTCATGATCCTGCTCAGAGACCGGCCATCGAAGTCCGGCTCGTACAG GTTCATCCAACCTCAGATGGGAATTCAGATTCTCCAGGTAAAGATGCTGCTCAAAGTTCAAAGTTATCTGGCAGACAAAG CATACATCCACCTCCAGCATTCGGCTCATCGCCCAACCTTGAAGCCCTTGCACTGGAATCGAATAAATCTGACGATCAAGATGATGAACATTCTGTACATGCCAACACACAGTTGAGTCG GCCCATGCATGAAATCACTTTCTCAACAGATGACAAGCCAAAACTACTCAGTCAG CTGACTTCCTTGCTTGCGGAGATTGGGCTGAACATCCAAGAAGCGCATGCATTTTCCACGCTGGATGGTTACTCCTTGGATGTCTTTGTTGTTGACGGCTGGCCTTACGAG GAAACAGAGCAGCTCAAGACTGCATTGGAAAAGGAAGTTTTGAAGATTGAG CAGGGACCCTGGCCAATACATCGATCACCATCTTCTGGTAGCGATCATGATCAAGTAGTGATCAAATCTGAGCCTAATCATCTGACTATACCCAATGATGGGACTGATGTATGGGAAATTGATCCTAAACAGTTAAAATTTGGAAACAAAGTTGCATCTGGGTCCTGTGGTGATCT ATACAAAGGTACATACTGTAGTCAAGAAGTGGCCATAAAAGTCCTCAAGCCTGAGTGTGTCAATTCGGACATGCAAAAAGATTTTGCCCAAGAAGTTTTTATCATGAG GAAAGTTCGACATAAGAATGTTGTACAATTCATTGGTGCATGTACCAAGACCCCAAGCTTGTGTATTGTAACAG AATATATGTCTGGTGGAAGTGTGTACGACTACTTACATAAACAAAAGGGTGTTTTTAAGCTCCCATCATTGCTCAAGGTTGCAATTGATGTTTCCAAGGGAATGACATACTTGCACCAGAATAAAATAATCCACAGGGATTTAAAAGCTGCCAATCTCTTGATGGATGAAAATGAA GTTGTCAAGGTTGCTGATTTTGGGGTTGCCAGAGTCATATCTCAATCAGGAGTAATGACGGCAGAAACTGGGACATATAGGTGGATGGCTCCAGAG GTTATAGAACACAAGCCATATGACCACAAGGCTGATGTGTTTAGCTTTGGAATTGTGTTGTGGGAGTTGCTGACTGGAAAG CTTCCATACGAATACCTGACCCCACTACAAGCAGCTGTTGGAGTGGTCCAAAAG GGCTTACGGCCAACCATCCCAAAGCAAACTCATCCAAAGCTTACTGAGTTGCTTGAGAAATGCTGGCAACAAGATCCAGCATTAAGACCCGACTTCTCAGAAATCATAGAGATGCTGCTTCCATTAGCCAAGGAG ATTGGTGATGAAGGAGAAGAACGACGCAAGTCATCAGGAGGTTTTCTGTCCGTCCTTAGACGAGGTCATCACTAA